In Metopolophium dirhodum isolate CAU chromosome 7, ASM1992520v1, whole genome shotgun sequence, one genomic interval encodes:
- the LOC132949579 gene encoding transcription initiation factor TFIID subunit 10: MICKMPVAEDTLSISDVIVQLQDYSPTIPDSITTSICSEAGFETNDPRIVRLIAIASQKFIADIANDALQHCKVRLATLPTKSGKVPKDRKFTLTMEDLSPALSDYGIIVRKPPYFV; the protein is encoded by the exons ATGATATGCAAGATGCCAGTCGCCGAAGATACTTTGTCCATATCTGATGTAATTGTACAACTCCAAGACTATAGTCCCACC ATACCCGATTCTATTACAACATCTATATGCTCAGAAGCTGGATTTGAGACAAATGACCCTCGAAT agtTCGGTTGATAGCAATTGCTTCTCAGAAATTTATTGCTGATATAGCCAACGATGCATTGCAACATTGTAAAGTGCGTTTGGCTACCTTGCCAACTAAATCTGGAAAAGTTCCTAAAGACCGTAAATTCACATTAACTATGGAAGATTTATCACCAGCACTCAGCGATTATGGAATTATTGTTCGAAAGCCTCCATATTTTGtctaa